In one Babylonia areolata isolate BAREFJ2019XMU chromosome 12, ASM4173473v1, whole genome shotgun sequence genomic region, the following are encoded:
- the LOC143288060 gene encoding uncharacterized protein LOC143288060, whose translation MAAVCEEAGAKVSQELAQAVQDERWHIVATLVDRPDCDLQQRAWALWEIVAHTPDWFANVYLDKIIADFTEDRLASAFLHFLRQCNWTGVSRVFESDISAALHTWAVEQASRLADDYNFVSCILPHCHDEELVHVVTHLVSRCLWKSVGKVLERGVNTELHRWVVEQASRHARDDCFVHFILPHCHDEELEHVLIHLVSRGLWESVGKVLEQGISTAQHRWAVEQASRHAGDYGVFVRYILPYCHDEELEQVLTHLVSRGLWEPIDSAAHSDVSVKHHILSQLVSQGQWAAVGRFLQRDIGSTEQRWAVEQAIRHADKDVFVCHIYPQCHDEELEQVLTDLVSRGVWSLVGKVLKRGVSTALHRWAVEKAMRHADDCDFFAFILPWCHDEELEQVLTHLVSRALWEPIDRAAHSDVSVKHHILTYLVSQHHWEAVDRFLQRDIGAAQHRWAVEQASRHALDGDFVHYILPHCLHEELIQVLSHLVSQGLWESVGKVLEHGVSTAQHRWAVEQASRHADEDGEFIHYILPHCHDEELEQVLTHLVSLGLWRSVGKVLERGVSSAQHRVIVEQASIHADEDDEFIHCILPHCHDEELEQVLTHLVSRGMWESVGKVLQRGVSSAQHRWAVEQASTQAGVDHFVHFILPHCHDRELEQMLTHLVSRGLWKLVGEVLEQGVSTAQHRWAVEQAIRHGDEDDLVIYMLPHCHEEELEQVLTHLVSRGLWKLVGKVLERGVSAAQHRRAFSEAAEHADDVSLHHFILHHCPEDDAFVVFSSLVMKQKWRCVGYMLCDVVHDTLSTWITSGHDSRVHDALFWRFLYHHVDVSLALDLTKSVTGISYRYDMSGDCSIASSVLAWCVSWQTTLCELLMMSLLHTLCYVMCSDDREYTDGTEHTKQCVSDIYTHIVACIKDNTDSLQQDTLTTIQNKQKWISVFTKIADTHKTDPLFLLHFLQGLHLYHISRRGKNDDAMFLVVLAVFPLFPQLQSVALKMMVHQKRWGVIKEACLSHVWEHDRRQLFKAAVEQRQWSVVRQWSDHSVHDDERDWVMKEAFKEKEWEVFLLLADHGLTPPEQMQAHFKVAKHGDWATVLDMVERGGDITEVSELLENWATGNLRKGPEGDDARRYIERCEKLIRLRLRFAKNSALSPRKSLDRCMWGSVLFNILHQPTEDYFSEVLHRVVAERQWHILMHLVRLGMNRDERNWLFPDMVRQQRWGVCRKLLEHGVDDQLCLEALPKLLWRNQWMLVARVMEYNVDDAVLRQVIQCAFQRRAGALFRHCLTLMKDEACLSTETQDTMFHQGNQSGHLAGCQTYDVEKRRPCDSSSRSSFFGSR comes from the coding sequence ATGGCAGCTGTGTGTGAAGAGGCAGGAGCAAAGGTCAGCCAGGAGTTGGCACAGGCAGTGCAGGATGAACGGTGGCATATAGTGGCCACACTGGTTGACAGGCCTGACTGTGATCTGCAACAACGGGCCTGGGCTCTCTGGGAGATTGTGGCCCATACTCCTGACTGGTTTGCTAATGTCTACTTAGATAAAATTATAGCTGATTTTACTGAGGATCGCCTGGCCAGTGCGTTCTTGCATTTCCTCAGACAATGTAACTGGACTGGTGTGAGTCGTGTTTTTGAGAGTGACATTAGTGCTGCTCTACATACATGGGCTGTTGAACAGGCCAGTCGTCTTGCTGATGATTATAACTTTGTCAGCTGCATTTTACCTCATTGTCATGATGAGGAGCTGGTACATGTGGTAACCCACCTGGTGTCAAGGTGCCTGTGGAAGTCAGTGGGCAAGGTGTTGGAGCGAGGTGTTAACACTGAACTGCACAGATGGGTTGTTGAACAGGCCAGCAGACATGCTAGGGATGATTGCTTTGTTCATTTCATATTACCGCATTGTCATGATGAGGAGCTGGAACATGTGTTAATCCACCTGGTGTCACGTGGTCTGTGGGAATCAGTTGGCAAGGTGTTGGAGCAAGGTATTagtactgcacagcacagatgggCTGTTGAACAGGCCAGCAGACATGCAGGTGATTATGGTGTCTTTGTTCGCTACATATTACCTTATTGTCATGATGAGGAACTGGAACAGGTGTTAACTCACCTGGTATCGCGGGGTCTTTGGGAACCTATAGACAGTGCCGCACACAGTGACGTCAGTGTAAAACATCACATACTGTCACAGTTAGTGTCACAAGGTCAGTGGGCAGCTGTAGGCAGATTTTTACAGAGAGATATTGGCTCTACAGAGCAGAGATGGGCTGTTGAACAGGCCATCAGACATGCTGATAAGGATGTGTTCGTTTGCCATATATATCCTCAGTGTCATGATGAGGAGCTGGAACAGGTGTTAACCGACCTGGTGTCACGGGGTGTGTGGAGTTTAGTGGGCAAGGTGTTGAAGCGAGGTgttagcactgcactgcacagatGGGCTGTGGAAAAGGCCATGAGACATGCTGACGATTGCGACTTTTTTGCCTTCATATTACCTTGGTGTCATGATGAGGAACTGGAGCAGGTGTTAACCCACCTGGTGTCACGGGCCCTGTGGGAACCTATAGATCGTGCTGCACACAGTGACGTCAGTGTTAAACATCACATATTGACATACTTAGTGTCACAACATCACTGGGAAGCTGTAGACAGATTTTTACAGAGAGATATTGGCGCTGCACAGCACAGATGGGCTGTTGAACAGGCCAGCAGACATGCTCTTGATGGTGACTTTGTTCACTACATACTACCTCACTGTCTTCATGAGGAGCTGATACAGGTGCTATCTCACCTGGTGTCACAGGGTCTGTGGGAATCAGTTGGCAAGGTGTTGGAGCATGGTGttagcactgcacagcacagatgggCTGTTGAACAGGCTAGCAGACATGCTGATGAAGATGGTGAATTCATTCACTACATATTACCTCATTGTCATGATGAGGAGCTGGAACAGGTGTTAACCCACCTGGTGTCACTGGGTCTGTGGAGATCAGTGGGTAAGGTGTTGGAGCGAGGTGTTAGCAGTGCACAGCACAGAGTGATTGTTGAACAGGCCAGCATACAtgcagatgaagatgatgaatttATTCACTGCATATTACCTCACTGTCATGATGAGGAGCTGGAACAGGTGTTAACCCACCTGGTGTCACGGGGCATGTGGGAGTCAGTGGGCAAAGTGTTACAGCGAGGTGTTAGCAGTGCACAGCACAGATGGGCTGTTGAACAGGCCAGCACACAAGCTGGGGTTGATCACTTTGTTCACTTCATATTACCTCATTGTCATGATCGGGAGTTGGAACAGATGTTAACCCACCTGGTGTCACGAGGTCTGTGGAAGTTAGTGGGTGAGGTGTTGGAGCAAGGTgttagtacagcacagcacagatgggCTGTAGAACAGGCCATCAgacatggtgatgaagatgacctTGTCATCTACATGTTACCTCATTGTCATGAGGAGGAGCTGGAACAGGTGTTGACCCACCTGGTGTCACGTGGTCTGTGGAAACTAGTGGGCAAGGTGTTAGAGCGAGGTGTTAGCGCTGCACAACACAGAAGGGCTTTTTCAGAGGCAGCAGAGCATGCTGATGATGTTTCTTTACATCATTTCATTCTGCATCACTGCCCTGAagatgatgcttttgttgttttttcctctcttgtGATGAAACAAAAGTGGAGATGTGTTGGAtacatgttgtgtgatgtggtccATGACACACTGAGCACATGGATAACATCAGGACATGACAGTAGAGTGCATGATGCACTGTTCTGGAGATTCCTATACCATCATGTGGATGTGTCACTAGCACTGGATCTGACCAAATCTGTGACAGGCATTAGTTACAGATATGACATGTCAGGAGACTGTTCCATTGCCAGTTCTGTTCTTGCTTGGTGTGTTTCTTGGCAAACTACACTGTGTGAGTTATTAATGatgtctctgttacacacactgtgCTATGTAATGTGTAGTGATGACAGAGAATACACAGACGGTACAGAGCACACCAAGCAGTGTGTGTCTGATATCTACACTCACATTGTTGCATGTATAAAAGACAATACAGATTCTCTCCAACAGGACACACTGACGACCatccagaacaaacaaaaatggatATCAGTGTTCACAAAAATTGCTGACACTCACAAAACGGACCCACTGTTTCTCCTTCACTTCCTGCAAGGTTTACATTTGTATCACATCAGCAGACGAGGGAAGAACGATGACGCCATGTTTCTGGTGGTGTTGGCTGTTTTCCCTCTGTTCCCTCAGCTACAGAGTGTAGCGCTCAAAATGATGGTTCATCAAAAGAGATGGGGCGTCATCAAGGAGGCCTGTCTGTCTCACGTGTGGGAACATGATCGGCGTCAGCTGTTCAAGGCAGCTGTGGAGCAGAGACAGTGGAGTGTGGTCAGGCAGTGGTCAGACCACTCCGTGCACGACGATGAGCGTGACTGGGTGATGAAGGAGGCTTTCAAAGAGAAGGAGTGGGAGGTGTTCTTACTGCTGGCTGACCACGGGTTGACACCCCCAGAGCAGATGCAGGCACACTTCAAGGTGGCCAAGCACGGCGACTGGGCCACTGTGCTTGAtatggtggagaggggaggggacatcACTGAAGTCAGTGAGCTTTTGGAGAACTGGGCCACAGGAAATCTGAGAAAAGGTCCTGAAGGAGATGATGCCAGGCGCTACATAGAACGATGCGAGAAATTGATTAGACTGAGATTACGTTTTGCAAAGAACTCTGCCCTTAGTCCCAGGAAGTCTCTGGATCGCTGTATGTGGGGCAGTGTGCTGTTCAACATTCTGCACCAACCCACAGAAGACTACTTCTCTGAGGTGCTGCACAGAGTGGTAGCAGAACGACAGTGGCACATCTTGATGCACCTGGTGAGACTGGGAATGAACAGAGATGAACGAAACTGGCTGTTCCCTGACATGGTCAGACAGCAGCGGTGGGGCGTGTGCAGAAAGTTGCTGGAGCACGGTGTTGATGACCAGTTGTGTCTGGAGGCTCTTCCAAAACTGCTGTGGAGGAACCAGTGGATGCTGGTGGCCAGGGTGATGGAATACAATGTGGACGATGCCGTGCTACGTCAGGTGATACAGTGTGCCTTCCAGAGGAGAGCAGGAGCGTTGTTCAGGCATTGCCTCACCCTCATGAAGGACGAGGCATGTCTGTCCACGGAGACACAGGACACTATGTTCCATCAAGGCAATCAGTCGGGACATCTGGCAGGCTGTCAAACCTATGATGTTGAGAAAAGACGGCCCTGTGATTCGTCATCGCGAAGTAGCTTTTTTGGAAGCCGTTGA